The following coding sequences lie in one Corynebacterium anserum genomic window:
- a CDS encoding oxidoreductase, with product MFNLFGRRKSEGVTAPRGPGGTIRPKDLAYLQEWASARSGVEGFVEPETIVNEMSVVFVDAAGEWTRRRIGGPKGIDKLRGVTGVPLYFAEETGYPQRMRDRIEKDRIIRERLKQRERRAGLEEERARHNSAE from the coding sequence GTGTTTAACCTTTTTGGACGGCGCAAGAGTGAGGGTGTCACAGCACCGCGTGGGCCGGGAGGCACGATCCGCCCAAAGGACCTCGCTTACCTGCAGGAATGGGCTTCTGCACGCAGTGGGGTGGAAGGATTTGTGGAGCCAGAGACCATCGTGAATGAGATGTCTGTGGTGTTCGTCGATGCCGCTGGCGAGTGGACTCGCCGACGAATTGGAGGCCCGAAGGGCATCGACAAACTCCGTGGAGTTACGGGGGTTCCGCTTTACTTTGCGGAGGAAACTGGGTACCCCCAGCGCATGCGAGATCGTATAGAAAAAGATCGAATTATCCGTGAGCGTCTCAAACAACGTGAAAGGCGTGCCGGCCTTGAGGAAGAACGGGCACGCCATAACTCAGCCGAATGA
- a CDS encoding leucyl aminopeptidase — protein sequence MTARTSPEATLSARGALPKLQFAASLDEIDGDIDTFIVPVFRGDSGLELAGGPTRVLSSEQEIELWKLLTSVGAQGNAGEITTLPGAVLSTEPSADSSQTAADAQSQTDSHSEKATASGGHPTHRNIAKILAVGLGDVEEISDEDIRQAAGSASRAAGTAATVVSSLGIFNVEAAMVGHALGAYAYTGQQTTTSAETIGTITVLGNTQDGGATAKRATSIARAVCFARDLVNAPANDLYPAKYAEIVASAAKASDLEVDILDEIELEAQGYGGIIGVGRGSENPPRLVRLTYTPHNADDNTPTVALVGKGITFDTGGVSLKPAANMWNMISDMGGSAAVVASILLASALKINAKVIATIPMAENMLSASAIRPGDILRHYDGQTTEVLNTDAEGRLILADAIARACEDKPDYLIETATLTGAQMVALGNRTPGIMGSHAFRDKVAMHSQAVGENGWPMPLPSELNEALKSDVADMRNISDSRWGGMSVAGHYLSRFVTEGVEWVHIDVAGPAYNDASAYGYTPKRGTGVPVRTILATLESIANGG from the coding sequence ATGACTGCTCGCACCTCACCAGAGGCAACGCTCTCTGCTCGTGGCGCTTTACCAAAACTGCAGTTCGCGGCTTCTCTGGACGAGATTGATGGAGACATAGACACATTCATCGTCCCGGTGTTTCGAGGTGACAGTGGCCTTGAACTAGCCGGTGGCCCTACACGAGTGCTGTCCTCCGAGCAGGAAATCGAGCTGTGGAAATTACTTACCTCGGTGGGTGCCCAAGGTAATGCTGGCGAAATAACCACCTTGCCCGGTGCTGTTCTATCTACAGAACCGTCGGCAGACTCCTCGCAGACAGCGGCCGACGCCCAATCTCAAACAGATTCTCACTCCGAAAAGGCAACGGCCTCCGGCGGCCACCCCACCCATAGAAACATCGCGAAGATTCTTGCTGTGGGCTTGGGAGATGTCGAAGAGATTAGCGACGAAGACATTCGCCAAGCGGCCGGCTCCGCCTCCCGCGCCGCGGGGACAGCTGCTACGGTCGTCTCCAGCCTCGGCATTTTCAATGTGGAGGCAGCCATGGTGGGACACGCACTAGGTGCATACGCGTACACGGGACAACAGACCACCACATCAGCGGAAACTATCGGCACCATCACTGTGCTCGGTAATACCCAGGACGGCGGGGCCACCGCCAAGCGCGCGACAAGCATCGCTCGCGCAGTATGCTTCGCTCGTGATCTAGTGAATGCGCCCGCCAACGATCTCTACCCGGCTAAATACGCAGAGATCGTGGCTAGCGCAGCCAAGGCCTCCGACTTGGAGGTCGACATCCTCGATGAGATAGAATTAGAAGCCCAGGGGTACGGAGGCATCATCGGCGTGGGTAGGGGTTCGGAAAACCCACCGCGTTTGGTTCGCCTCACGTACACCCCACACAACGCCGACGATAACACTCCCACCGTAGCTCTCGTTGGCAAAGGCATTACCTTCGATACCGGCGGCGTTTCTCTCAAGCCCGCAGCCAACATGTGGAACATGATCTCCGACATGGGTGGTTCAGCGGCAGTGGTGGCGTCGATCCTTTTGGCCTCGGCTCTCAAAATCAACGCTAAGGTTATCGCCACGATCCCCATGGCAGAAAACATGCTTTCCGCATCGGCTATCCGACCAGGAGATATCCTTCGCCACTATGACGGCCAGACCACAGAAGTACTCAATACTGATGCGGAAGGCCGCCTCATCCTCGCCGATGCCATCGCGCGCGCTTGCGAGGACAAACCGGACTACCTTATCGAGACAGCCACCCTCACCGGTGCACAGATGGTGGCGCTCGGCAACCGAACCCCTGGAATCATGGGCTCACACGCTTTTCGTGACAAAGTTGCCATGCATAGCCAGGCGGTAGGCGAAAACGGTTGGCCTATGCCTCTCCCCTCCGAGCTCAACGAAGCATTGAAGAGCGATGTAGCTGATATGCGGAACATCTCCGACAGCCGATGGGGTGGAATGTCTGTGGCAGGGCACTACCTTTCTCGTTTCGTCACCGAGGGCGTGGAGTGGGTCCACATCGACGTAGCCGGCCCCGCATATAACGACGCATCTGCTTATGGCTACACCCCTAAGCGAGGAACAGGAGTCCCGGTACGCACTATCTTGGCCACGCTTGAATCCATAGCGAACGGTGGCTAG
- a CDS encoding branched-chain amino acid aminotransferase produces MTTVPASTETFSIQRCDTPTSSARIQEILSNPGFGNYFTDHMVVIDWNEEHGWHDARVVPYAPFSMDPATSVFHYGQAIFEGIKAYRQPDGSIATFRPDRNAQRMQDSAARMAMPALPEELFIESLRQLVDIDKEWVPASGGEEALYLRPFMISREISLGVHPSNSYTYCVIASPAGAYFSGGIKPVSVWLTTEYVRACPGGTGAAKFAGNYAASLLAQAEAEKHGCEQVVWLDAIEHTYIEEMGGMNLAFVFGKGADAKIVTPSLSGSLLPGVTRSSLIDVAKDLGYEVEERKISTEEWHATAESGEMTEVFACGTAAVVTPVGFVKYDGGEFDVNGGATGEITMKLREHLTGIQRGSVEDRHGWMFTLVS; encoded by the coding sequence ATGACTACAGTGCCAGCATCCACAGAAACTTTCAGCATCCAGCGTTGTGATACACCAACGTCTTCCGCCCGTATTCAAGAGATCTTGAGCAATCCCGGTTTCGGCAATTATTTCACCGACCACATGGTTGTTATTGATTGGAATGAAGAGCACGGATGGCATGATGCGCGCGTAGTACCGTACGCACCTTTTTCTATGGATCCGGCAACGAGCGTTTTTCACTATGGCCAGGCCATTTTCGAAGGTATTAAGGCCTATCGCCAGCCAGATGGTTCAATCGCTACATTCCGTCCTGATCGTAACGCTCAGCGTATGCAGGACTCAGCGGCGCGCATGGCCATGCCGGCGCTACCGGAAGAATTGTTTATAGAGTCTCTACGGCAACTCGTTGATATCGATAAGGAGTGGGTGCCAGCCTCTGGGGGCGAGGAAGCCCTGTATCTGCGTCCATTTATGATCTCCCGTGAGATTTCCCTGGGGGTTCATCCGTCTAACTCCTATACGTATTGCGTGATTGCCTCTCCGGCTGGGGCTTATTTCTCCGGTGGAATTAAGCCTGTGAGCGTGTGGCTGACCACGGAGTATGTCCGAGCATGTCCAGGTGGCACTGGCGCAGCCAAGTTCGCAGGCAATTACGCCGCATCTCTTTTGGCTCAAGCCGAGGCAGAGAAACATGGTTGCGAGCAAGTTGTGTGGTTGGACGCTATCGAGCACACATACATTGAGGAAATGGGTGGTATGAATCTTGCCTTTGTTTTTGGCAAGGGGGCAGACGCAAAGATCGTCACGCCCTCTCTATCCGGATCCTTGCTTCCTGGTGTGACCCGGTCTTCGTTGATCGACGTCGCCAAGGATCTTGGTTACGAGGTAGAGGAGCGCAAGATTTCCACCGAGGAGTGGCATGCTACGGCTGAATCTGGTGAGATGACCGAGGTGTTCGCTTGCGGAACCGCTGCAGTTGTCACCCCGGTGGGCTTTGTGAAATACGACGGTGGTGAGTTCGACGTAAACGGGGGAGCAACCGGTGAAATAACCATGAAGCTTCGCGAGCATCTGACCGGTATCCAGCGTGGCTCCGTGGAAGACAGGCATGGCTGGATGTTTACGCTCGTCTCATAG
- a CDS encoding nicotinate-nucleotide--dimethylbenzimidazole phosphoribosyltransferase has protein sequence MSQLPDFPPVIPPDEEFRRRATAWRSDIPTEFGMPNRSLGRLEQLGAWLAACQSTVPPRPLTDVQLVVVGGTHGVARTHPEISALPETFSQDVLAAISQGRSPLLSAATAEGIRVSVRDADSSHPSGSIDYEDAMTSAELFEYMSRGIEIADDLADQGTQLVLLGDAGRGVTTVAAAIIGSICSIEPVKVVGRGSGISDEAWKTKTAVIRDAMYRVRDDKADASRILRRIGSPDFATLAGLLAQCSVRRTPVLFDGVGTTAAALCAQMMVPGAADWWIAASAGDEPAHVPALKALRKEPLLTSGIGTGQGLGAILAFPLLRHAVDALNFESHDTPMTSELD, from the coding sequence ATGAGTCAGTTGCCTGATTTTCCTCCCGTGATTCCTCCCGATGAGGAGTTTCGTCGGCGTGCTACCGCATGGCGATCGGATATTCCCACTGAATTTGGCATGCCCAACCGATCACTGGGTCGTCTTGAACAGCTCGGAGCGTGGCTTGCAGCTTGTCAAAGCACCGTTCCCCCGCGTCCACTCACTGATGTTCAGCTGGTCGTGGTGGGCGGCACTCACGGGGTGGCTCGTACTCACCCTGAAATCTCCGCGTTACCGGAGACTTTTTCTCAGGATGTTCTCGCTGCCATATCGCAGGGGCGTTCGCCCTTGCTCTCAGCAGCGACGGCAGAAGGTATTCGTGTTTCTGTCCGCGACGCCGACTCTTCCCACCCTTCAGGATCCATTGATTATGAAGACGCGATGACCTCCGCCGAGCTTTTCGAGTACATGTCGCGCGGTATCGAGATAGCAGATGATCTGGCCGATCAAGGGACACAACTGGTGTTATTGGGTGATGCCGGTCGTGGGGTAACCACCGTGGCCGCGGCAATAATTGGATCCATCTGCAGCATCGAACCCGTGAAGGTCGTGGGCAGGGGCTCCGGTATCAGCGATGAGGCGTGGAAGACTAAGACCGCGGTCATTCGCGATGCGATGTACCGGGTGCGTGATGATAAGGCCGATGCCTCCCGTATTCTACGGCGTATAGGATCCCCTGATTTCGCAACTCTCGCTGGCCTTTTAGCTCAATGTTCGGTTCGCCGCACCCCTGTTCTCTTTGATGGTGTGGGAACAACTGCGGCAGCTCTGTGCGCCCAGATGATGGTTCCCGGCGCTGCTGACTGGTGGATCGCCGCTTCCGCGGGAGATGAGCCTGCACATGTGCCGGCGCTCAAGGCACTGCGCAAAGAGCCACTGCTTACGTCCGGGATTGGAACCGGCCAGGGATTAGGCGCTATCCTCGCGTTTCCTTTGCTGCGGCATGCTGTCGACGCGCTCAATTTCGAGTCTCATGACACCCCGATGACCTCAGAGCTGGACTAG
- a CDS encoding DUF3043 domain-containing protein: MPWKKDETPAPNAVEKPDVNAEAADAAAEQRTGKAYTPKKGRPTPKRNEVERKVGSRRTAYDAPTSSAEARKRRKELKNSMSKEEYKAMKQREREESARERRRINERMMAGDEEYLMARDKGPEKRFVRNWVDSRRFLMNFFLPLTFIVIIIMLLGMRNAAIANLASIVMLVLFAIMLAEGLIMGRRVNREVNARFRNNPHSKFSLGMYAFTRATMIRRMRTPAPQVNIGDTV; encoded by the coding sequence CTAATGCTGTTGAGAAACCCGACGTCAATGCCGAAGCCGCCGACGCTGCTGCAGAACAACGTACCGGCAAAGCATATACGCCGAAGAAAGGTCGTCCTACTCCTAAACGCAATGAGGTTGAGCGCAAGGTCGGTTCTCGTCGCACTGCTTACGACGCGCCGACCAGCTCTGCGGAAGCTCGCAAGCGCCGCAAAGAGTTGAAAAACTCAATGTCGAAAGAGGAATACAAGGCAATGAAGCAGCGCGAGCGTGAAGAGTCTGCTCGCGAACGCCGTCGCATTAATGAGCGCATGATGGCCGGCGACGAGGAATATTTGATGGCACGGGACAAAGGACCGGAAAAGCGCTTCGTGCGCAACTGGGTGGATTCTCGCCGTTTCCTTATGAATTTCTTCTTGCCATTGACATTCATCGTAATCATCATCATGCTGCTGGGGATGCGCAACGCAGCTATTGCCAATCTCGCCTCGATAGTCATGCTCGTGCTCTTTGCTATCATGCTGGCCGAGGGACTCATTATGGGTCGGAGGGTTAATCGCGAGGTCAATGCACGCTTCCGTAACAACCCTCATTCCAAATTTTCCCTGGGTATGTATGCATTTACTCGCGCAACGATGATTCGCCGTATGCGCACCCCCGCCCCTCAGGTCAATATTGGCGATACTGTTTAG